One part of the Raphanus sativus cultivar WK10039 chromosome 7, ASM80110v3, whole genome shotgun sequence genome encodes these proteins:
- the LOC108838259 gene encoding protein LEAD-SENSITIVE 1-like — protein sequence MGLFSNKISRDELKAGDHIYSWRAYIYSHHGIYVGDGKVIHFTRRGGLEIGTGTYLDTIIQVSVPRHGGDNPCPNCGDQSTLDGVISSCLDCFLAGGNLYLFQYDVSKAILVAKQRGGTCTTAPSDPPEEVVHRAKYLLSGNGFGEYHLLDNNCEDFAIYCKTGLLVFSVTKSGSSSQVNSVCAAGGIASLTLRYLGVGRTAGQVASLAVSPASVVSAAASAVSTTLGFVTTGFAGMAVAGYSKYCIGRVAYDVGVRKDVRKVPVEELATLMAFLDGNLDNNNNDDKNK from the exons ATGGGATTGTTCTCCAACAAGATCTCCAGAGATGAGCTCAAGGCAGGAGATCACATCTATTCATGGCGTGCTTACATCTACTCCCATCACG GAATCTATGTAGGAGATGGGAAAGTCATTCACTTCACTCGTCGAGGTGGTCTTGAGATCGGAACCGGTACTTATCTGGACACGATCATCCAGGTTTCTGTTCCTCGTCACGGAGGAGACAACCCTTGTCCTAATTGCGGAGACCAATCGACTCTCGACGGCGTAATCTCTTCTTGTCTCGACTGCTTCCTCGCCGGAGGAAACCTCTATCTCTTCCAGTACGATGTCTCCAAGGCCATCCTCGTGGCCAAACAGCGTGGCGGTACCTGCACCACCGCGCCTTCGGATCCTCCCGAAGAAGTCGTTCACCGCGCGAAGTACCTTTTGTCGGGTAACGGGTTTGGCGAGTACCATCTCTTGGACAACAACTGTGAGGATTTCGCGATCTATTGCAAAACTGGTCTGCTTGTTTTTTCCGTCACCAAGTCTGGGAGTAGCAGCCAAGTCAACTCGGTGTGTGCAGCTGGCGGTATCGCTTCTTTGACGCTCAGGTATTTAGGGGTGGGAAGGACTGCTGGTCAAGTGGCTTCGTTGGCGGTGTCTCCAGCTTCGGTGGTTTCTGCTGCAGCCAGTGCTGTTTCGACGACGCTTGGGTTTGTAACTACTGGTTTTGCAGGCATGGCTGTGGCCGGATACAGTAAGTACTGTATTGGTCGTGTGGCTTACGACGTTGGTGTGAGAAAGGATGTCCGCAAGGTCCCTGTGGAAGAGCTTGCTACACTTATGGCATTTCTAGATGGCAATTTGGACAATAACAACAACGACGACAAAAACAAGTAG
- the LOC108817226 gene encoding protein LEAD-SENSITIVE 1: protein MGLFSNKISRQEVKPGDHIYSWRTAYAYAHHGIYVGDGKVIHFTRGGGHRQTETGTFLDKFVVSSSSPNYPPCPICKDKHSFNGDKVITSCLDCFLAGGNLYLFKYDVSWVAFLAKPRGGTCTLAPSDPPEDALFRANFHLLLDGWFGDYHVAVNNCEDFAIYCKTGLLVCHKARFGISGQVNTAASVYSAALVLGLSGLPVAGFGAYCFVRLTSDVGMTAKLGVEVIKVPVERLIALLKLYDSPREAWLSIAGSKFRGE from the exons ATGGGATTATTCTCAAACAAAATCTCCAGACAAGAAGTGAAACCTGGAGATCACATCTACTCATGGCGAACTGCGTACGCCTATGCCCACCATG GAATCTATGTAGGCGATGGGAAAGTCATACACTTCACTCGTGGAGGTGGTCATCGACAAACTGAAACCGGGACCTTTTTGGACAAGTTCGTCGTTAGTTCCTCGTCTCCAAATTATCCTCCGTGTCCTATTTGCAAAGATAAGCACAGCTTCAACGGTGACAAGGTCATTACCTCTTGTCTTGATTGCTTTCTTGCTGGAGGAAATCTCTACCTCTTTAAGTACGATGTATCTTGGGTTGCCTTTCTTGCTAAACCTAGAGGCGGTACTTGCACATTAGCACCTTCAGATCCTCCTGAGGATGCTCTTTTCCGTGCAAACTTCCATTTACTGTTGGATGGGTGGTTTGGTGATTATCACGTCGCCGTCAACAATTGTGAAGATTTTGCTATCTACTGTAAAACTGGTTTATTGGTGTGCCATAAGGCTAGGTTTGGAATCAGTGGTCAAGTCAATACGGCTGCTTCAGTTTATTCTGCTGCACTCGTGCTTGGTCTCAGTGGTTTGCCTGTGGCCGGATTTGGTGCGTATTGTTTTGTTCGCCTTACTAGTGACGTAGGTATGACAGCAAAGCTAGGTGTTGAGGTTATCAAGGTCCCTGTGGAGAGGCTAATTGCCCTGTTAAAGCTATATGATTCACCAAGAGAAGCCTGGTTGAGCATTGCCGGTTCCAAGTTTAGGGGTGAATGA